The following DNA comes from Solea solea chromosome 6, fSolSol10.1, whole genome shotgun sequence.
TTGCTCAGCTGTTTCACCCCCTCCTCTCCTTAGAAAGAAGAGTAGACACAGTACACAGTTCTTAGATATTCAGATGTTTTTTAACACTAAACATTGGATCCTTTAGAGACTGTAGATTCCAGGTCATGTTGTCAGTCAGTCTTTGCAGATTTATTTCAGGAACATTGTTGCTGTAAACCCATTAGCCTGGTCATAAGAATGATCAGTAGTAGGTCGTTGTCTTTTATCTGTTAGTACAGTTCATTGTATAATTTACTCTGAGGTTGTAATAAATATAGTTGCAATAGTAGAGTGATATACCACTAGTGGCTGCATGGTTTAAAATGAAGCTAGAAGTTTTTTGTCGTATGTGATTGTTCTCTCACATTCATGGTGTTCACAGAAGACCTAAAAAGCAGAATCCATAGTAATCATGTTACTGCAGTACTAGGACTGTAGTACAAAGAAACTGCAGCTGCTTCTCACTGGGAACATCGTCACAAAGTTGTTCTCAAGGAAGTTTCTCCAGAGGCCAAATGAGGAGAAAATAAGagacactctctctccctctctcaatGTTCATTGTTAGCCTCTTGTTTTACAGAGGACTATTTATATAGTGTGTGAGCATGAGAAAAGCGGAGGGAGTGcgtgttctttttcttttgtgtgcaaatgtgtgtctctctgtgtgtttctttgctttCTTGTTGTGGTTATTCCCATATCCGATCTCTCCCGGCTTTTGATAACAAAGGATTGTCTTCAGTCCTTTTTTCTCTGCAGTCATTTCACAGGCAAATAACGTGCTTGATTTTGATCAGCGTTTCTGcatgagtgaaaacatgaaggATTTAAAACAGCTGTGTCCGGGCTCTGTTTGGAAATGTTGTGGGAAGTCTTTCTTACAGGCTTTTCGAAAGTCGTGGGATTTGCCAGAGCAGTTTCATTAAGCTTATGTTATATTTTATGGTATAGGGAAAAGGCACTTGATTCATAgcaataatatatatgtgtagtACACATAGTAACATAGTATGTGCATTGTATTGTCTCTGCATTTAAGTATTCAAAGAATGCACTAAGGATGcaaagattattattaatatctgTTCACTCCCATGACTACAGCCTGAACTGATCAGCATAAACTCTTTTGAGATGTCGTTATACTTCTTTACAGTCCGGGTAAGCCCTGtggctctctctccctctctctctctctgtgtacatTTTGTGGGTTTCTGCAGACCTCGCAGAGCTTGGGCCTGGTTGTAACCTGTGGTTGAGCCTTCatcatgtctctttttttctttttcgtcaTCTTCTTTCTGTACCCTGATTCTTCCCAGATGTTTCCTGTGtgtatctccctctctctccctctctctctccctctctgtgtgccCAACCAAAGATTTGTAGTGAGGTTTTTTTCCTGCCGGTTCTGGTGCACAATTGTGAGAAAAATCCCAGAACTTTTATAGCCCCCATATCTTTGCCTCATAGTAAAGTATAACTAACTCACCAAATTCGCAGCACACTTTTGAAAAAACTATGTCGATTATTTGCTCAGATTTATATTATTCCATTTTCCTTCCATTGTGGCGTTTTGCAGAAAGCTAATCGTTATGTGAGTGAGGATAAATTACTAGTTGTTACtctttacaaaaatagatgcaCAGCTGTGTtcggctgtgtgtgttttttttctttttcgttaAACACATGATTGCAGTTATGATCCTTAACTTGAGGTTAAACTTGAAGACAAGCCACGACGTGAATGGTTACTTTAAAGGCAGTATTTAATGACAGATTCAAGTAGACTAATATTGTTAAAGTTGTACAActatattatttatgtattgagGGTTTTAAATTAAGGGATCTTTCTTTGAGTTCCCTCTACAGTGACTGCTACTGATGCCAGACTGCTCATATCCCAGATTACTGTAGAAAACACTCGAATAGATTGATTCTCTAAGTCCTTTTGTCCAGCTCTCCATCTGacattttccttcttcttcccaGAAAAAtctctttatttaaaactgTGCTTTCAAATACCCTGAATAACATGTTGTTTGATCACCATAATGAGATTTTTTACAGTAGGTCATTACTTCAATTTACCAAAGAACCTTTTCAAAAGACACTTTCAAGTCAACTTGCCCTGCATAAACTTTTACTGGCTTTGGGCCACTGCACCATCTGTTTTGTCAGATCCATCCTGTTGCTTGACGAAGGCAAATGTTTCATTCTATGGTCTGGTTGACCTTATAGGAGTGCTGTTACGATCACTTCAgcaagcaacaaaaacaaaaaaacagttttgccTAAATATGAGAAATCTGCAGTCAAAATGCAGATACATACGTACATAATTCAATCTGTCTGTGCCTCCTGAAAGTGCAAGAGTTTACACTGCTATGTGACTCCATTTACTCCATGAGTGATTAGTAAGCCATTCAgcatttattgtgaaatgagtTTGAGCTGCACCCCTAATTActtccactgtttttttttctctccaccccTAAAAAGAATCAGATTGTCGCCCCTTGTAGACACTGAGACACTTTTAgctctcatcctctcctctaGCCTCAGAACTGGCAACCCTGTCTTTAGGCTCTAGCTATTGTTACCACTGTCTCATGCCCATGTGTCTCATGTATAGCCCTCGCTGCCCGCCCTTTCCCTCCGCTCCCTCTTTCCCCAGCTGCGACCTTAACAATAATTGAGAGGTGAGTAAGAGAGGCGACCGAGTGGGTTTTGAATGCCTGATGTCTGGCATGAATTGTGGTTTCGGGGTTTGGTTGGCAGTCAGGAGAGGGAAAGGCGGAGGCAGTGATGGATTCAACAGCTATGCCATTCATTGGTTGGATTCGTTGTTCCCGTTCACTGGCTCCTGTGATGGCACCTCTTGTTTGAGGATGTGGGCATGTCTATTCATTGACAATGATTATAACTTGGAACAACTTCTACCAACTTACTGAAGACCCAGCTTCTGGAAGGTGACAATGTCtatgtacattttatgtaaTTTAAGTTTTTGTGCAATGGCATATAAGAGTCACATAAGAGGAAATCAGCTTGTAGCGTTtgcttaaaatgtaatattgacAACATAATCACTTCACAGATAAATGTTATGTGATggacattttacttttactactataaaagaagaaaacagaaaattatACCACTTCGGAAAACATTAAAAGCCTGCTGGTGAGCTGTCAGCTCGGGTGTATGCAAGTGCTGCCAAGTCTCCCCCTCTTTAACCCTCAGGAAGTTTGCTGCCAAttgtgagagaaaaagaagaaagaaagacagagggggaaaaaaaagagaggggtCTCACAAACGAAGGAAACTACCGACCTCACTCTTTTTTTATCGTAGAGGTCTGGACCATTCACATGCAGCCTCCCTGCCCACCTCTCCTCAGCCCCCCCCCCTATTCTGCGGCGACTATTTATTTGTGGAGGACGGTGCTGTGGGCTCCAGATGCTTGACCCAGCAGTCAGGTTGCCTGGTCACATGCATCTACAACTGTTTGCCTGGACATGTTGTTTTGCATGTAAACAAACCCTAAGGAGAGACTgcagcctttttttcccccctccgaGTCGGCTGTGTATTCTCTCTCTCAAGACTTTTTCACATGGATGGGAAATGCCTCCGCACACGATCCGGTGAAGAATAAAGGCAGAATTTTTATGTCTTATTCCGCCCACCATTGTTTGACTGctgtttatttaaagtaaatgtaattacCTTTTCCCATCACAGGCTTCATTGTCTATGTTTAGCGCGTAGAACAGAGGAAGTCGTGGGTATGTGTTGAATTGTGAATGGATGTGTGTAAGAATGTGGGTGCATTGAGCTGGAGAGAAAAGCAGAGATAGCAGGAGGGTAGTACAGTAAATCTTGCTCCCTGTAACTGGGCCTCAAATTGAAAGAGGGGagtggagctggagctgcaggaAGGGTGTAATAcacagtcaaaaacacacacagaccacattTGACGCACACAGCAAAATAATTACTACCTGTTTAACTGTAAGCAAGTGTGCACAGTATCAGGCAGTGACTTCACTAGAGTTAAAGTCATCATCAGAACTGGGGACTGGAAAAAAAGCCATCATGTTTGTGTATTAAATTGTCATAACTTGAATCCATCATCTTTACTACTGGGGTTTGTGGCTTTATCTTCgtgcaccttttttttattgtgcttgtCATTGTGGACATAGTGTAGGATAAAAGTCGGGGAATAATAAAGCATAAAATAACATGCATTTGTAAACGGCAACAATGTAATCTGGCTGCAGACTCATTGTAGAGATGAGGATGTTCTTTGTTCTTAAGAAAACACTCCCTCTAAGCGGGGAGATAAGTTTATCCACGTTGAATGTCAGTGTTCCTTTTTCTTTGCCTGGCAAATATGAGTGTGTTAGAGCGTGTGCTCATGCAGAATGGTCTTATCAACCCCCTCAGCAATCAGAGTGTATATGTATGAGATCAGTATTCATAGcatctgctgctcctgcagtgTTTGACAGAGAAACCCATTCActattgtcattttgttttgttttttattttttccccctctcatcACATTATTTTTCCGAACCAATTTTTACCCTTCTGTCCTTATTTATCCCtgaactgttctttttttttttttattcctcgcTTCTTCCACTCAAGACTTTCCACCAGTCTTATTTGGATCTTGTATTCTTCCTTCTTCTTGTACTCATCCTTCACACTTAACTCCAGGTCTGACTGATGtgttatcaaatgttttttaaagtaaaacagttATTGCTCGTCTTGCTTTGTTTCTATGAATGTAAGCTCTGTAACTCTCTCTTCCTCCGTCTTCCCAGGAAACCTAATGGAGACTATCGCAGCTCTCCTGTCTCCAAGGACCACAGCCGGAGCTCCATTGAGCGAGTGGTGGTGCCCGGTGGCTTGGGAATTCACAGCAACCACCTGTACAGCCACAGCCACCATCACCACCTTGCCAGCTTAGCCGCTATGGACCAGCCACTGGCTCTCACCAAAAACAGCATGGTGGAGTCTGCACGTAGCAGCACAGCAGCGCTGACACAGTCAGTgccacacacagtcagcgctGTGGAGCGCCAGCAGGTATCGTGCACTTCCCCTTTCTTTTACATCACCACACTGACTGTTTGCCAAAAGTGTTTCAAAACCTGTTTTGGTCACTGAATCATTCCTTTAAGCTGTAAACCTCTTGCTGATCCtcatcatttcagtttttttttgtttactcctCTTACACacaacagtgattttttttttgcctctctcTTTCAGAATCGTCCTTCAGTGATCACATGTGCCCCAGCCAACAACCGCAACTGcaacctgtctcactgtcctgtcTCCCACAATGGCTGCTCAAGCCTCAGTAACAACTACAGGAGAATCAACAGTGAGTGCACTCATGCGTTTTGAATGAacgtgtgacacaaacacaggcttgtttgttgttttctttggtaTCAGGATTATTATCACCTGATTGTTACTGGGTGGCCTTTACTTTGTTAATTCTCTCTTAGAGTGTACTAATTCTGAAACAAACTTCTTATTCCTAACCAGTGCACTTGTTGAAAACATATGTGTGACAGTGGATTCACTGATAAAACATCAGCCCATACTCTCTACATTCAGACTGACTTAAAGAGAATCTGTGCAGTTTTCTCTCAGCAAGGTTTCAGTCTCTGTGTTGGCAGCACATCAACTGTAATTGAGCTACAGTAGCGTCATTTATTGCCTATTATCTCtataaatgagtcattttaggCCTCGGCCAAATAAAACGTCTGTTTTATTCGTTCTCTCTGTGAGTGTCAGTCATGTTTTCTGTGGTTTGATAACTTCACTGTGGCTGTTTTTACGACCCTAGTGAAATCACTATGATCTCAAGTTAACAATGGAATTTAGAACagggatataataataataataaaaaaaactgccttgAAAAAGTGAAGTAGATGTTGGAGTTCTTATTTTCCATTGACCTAAAATGTACGTTGCCAATGTGAAAACCGATGTTGGGCAATGAATAACCCACTGCCTATTATCCAAATGAGCTTCAGAGACATTTCTGATTTCATTATGGGAACTAAAAGTCTCTCCATCCCTCTTTTGTTTCAGCCAACACAGCCTGCGACCCAGTGATTGAAGAGCATTTCCGCCGCAGCCTTGGGAAGAACTACAAAGAGCCAGAGCCTGCAGCCACAAACTCAGTGTCCATCACGGGCTCGGTGGACGACCACTTCGCCAAGGCGTTGGGGGAAACCTGGTTGCAGATCAAAAACAAGGGGAGCCCCTCATCGTCTGGCAGCAGCCCAAACTCCTCCCCtgacagtcacatgatcaatcACAACCACTCCCCCTCCGTGGTTTCCTGaaggagggggcggggtttaAGAGGGATCTGCCGACGTTCCCCAGCAATCACCCTGGCTCCAGCATCCACGCTCTcatcactctctgtctgtcagcagCATCTCAGAGAGGCAGTGCCTGCCTGCTGGTCTGctaaaaacatctaaaacactctctctatctctctctctctctctcccccctctctcctcacCCCCCCCTCTCTCTACTCAGAGAGGAATGATTCAGCAATAACTTAATTGTCCGTTTTTGGGCTTTTCTGGCCCACTGACCACTGTTATGCTAATGCCAGACAATAATCAGTAAGGAGTGATGAGAGTTGACCTAAAGACTGACCATAGCATCAAGCTGCTccttccattcattcattcattcattcattcattcattcatccatttattcattcatcatccTTGCATATCAAGCTTGGAGCCGAGCGTCTGTAGTTATATGTACataaagagagaggaaggaaggtgttttaattattagttgttgttttttttccatccttcttctttgtttttgtttcttttaacaGTAGTATTGTGGACCGCTTCTGAATTATGGGATGTCAGATATTTGatagaggatgatgatgacaaaaggaaaaaggaaaaaaaaaacaattctcaaTCCACCTGACTGTGCTACCAAAGAAAACTTTACACGCTGATCAGTCCATCAGTGCACCCGCATCAGAAAACAAGCAACAGCAAACATCACAAAGTATCAtctctccccttctctccccttctctcccCATCGCTCCcgtctgtgtatgtgttcacaCGATGATGTCACTGTATGTTTATACTCGGTCTGATTTGCACTACTGCCGGAGATAGTTAATGCTGGCATGTTAATATTGCAATCTGGCACTGGACACAGTGGGACTGACAAAGCTGATTTGGGGACATGATCTCACATTAGCTCTAGGCTATTTATTGAACACAGGGTCGGCTGGTACAGGATTTCTATTGGCATACAGTAGCTGTTAACAGCCAACATGTTTAGTTATTGTTAACTACATGCACCCTTCCTTAGCAGCACTAAACTGAAGATCAGAACACATTAAATCACACTTTGGGGTGCAGAGAGAGCACTCTCTCcatgttcaaaacaaaacaaaactggcaTAAACAATTAGGTAAACTGTGGAGGAAGTGGCCACTCTTCACTTTGAGTAAACACATCATCACCATGGATACTAACACAAGCATTAGTCACTCGGCTGCCCGCTCACTTTGTACTAAGCACATCACCTCCAAGTCCTTCAACTTCCTGCTGACAACTCGCTGTGAGCGAAGATGTCGTTTCTTTACCGTCACAGAGTCACGCGTTATAAACGTCACATGCATCCAATTAGTGAATGAATCAGTGTTGATCAGTATCAGCTTTGTCCCTCCCAACACAATCATAACCCAAACTGCATCACCTGTGTAAATGTGCCAAATAATTGCatggtgattattattttattttatatttttttaacgaGCACAGtcgggttattattattattattattattttctgtggCCATTATGTGAGGGAGTGAAAACAAAGAAGTACAGACTGCAGTGTCGATGTGTTGTCGCAGGTTTAACTGCTGACTggttgaaagaagaagaaaaagaactaAACAGTCTGGTTTGTTGACCGGGGGAGAGAAGATTATTCAGATCTCTTCAAAcacacctttgttttttttgttttttttgtatctctCTTTGAACACAGGTGTTGTAATTATCTTacaccctcccctccctccatccctccctccctctgtagACACTGTGGTTTGGTAGATTTCTCTAAGGTTTGAAGGGTAAACTAATTCTTTTTAcagatgcatgtttttttgttccgttttgtttttaatagctGGTATCTATTagtgtttttaaagcatttcAATCTTAACTACTATTAGCGTTTTCATCCGGACGTTATTTGTTGCTTCTTTTATCGTTAGTAACAGACATAGACACTATACACTCACTGCTGGGTCAGTTGTACTccatattattgttgttattggtattattacacttttttttttgtatttgtcgtTTTCCATTAATATCAGTATGGTAACAAACACCTACAGTGGGACGGCCTCCGGACAGGCTCTGTTGTTAAAAGATGCTCACTGCGTTTGGTAAACCTCGCCTCAGCACCAGAGTCGAGTTGCtcgttgcccccccccccccgcgtgTGTCAATTTGGCTCTGGGAATGCGCTGCTGCCTGTTACAGATGTTGATCCATCAGGTACAGGATGCTACAGCCTTCACCCGTGACTGAGCTGAGACACCAAACTGGCACAAACTAGTCTGCAGAGCCTTGTTTAACAACACTTAAGCCTGATATTAAAACCTGGTAAATGTTTCGAGTCTACTTAGGCACCGTCATAAAATCACCGTCTTTGTACCAGCCTTTACAACGGTTTATATCGAGGGCAAACAAGCACACAAGGTTTCCCTTTAATTTACCTGGATTTATAACGTGCTGTCAAAGCTCTCTTGAGTTTTTTGTGTCCAGATTTGgtgtcaaaacatttttttttcctccctacTTTGTTTTCTGAACGtcattgttgctgctgctgcagtctgaaaaaaacaattattttactctTATAAAAGAAGCCTGCGCCATACACTGTGGCATACATTCCTCCTCCTATAGGGAACTTTGTACaggccttacacacacacacacacacacacacacacacacacactccacatctCTCCATATCAACAGACTGAGCTAATAACCAGCCAGGGCCACGTGTCTTCGAGCTTCCCCCGGCTGACCTCTTTATATTGTGCGTGTCTAATAACAAGGTGTCCACGAACAATCCCGGTCATATGACGAAGCAACAACCGATGCCgtaaaaaagagattttttcCAGGACATTCAGAGCCAAGGACACAAGCTGTGGCCGGCGGgcggggggttggggggggagTACGAGTTTCGAGTGCACAGTTATTGTATGTCTGAAGTTTACAGTTGtaagattcattttattttcagtacaTCTGTCAGGTGAAAACATCTGggtgggtcaggacccacaggtAAATTCAGAATCTCTCCCGTGAAATGGTCCTGTCGCAGAAATGACAGTGAAATAGTCAAACTTTTGTAAAATACTGATCTCGAAAGTGTCCACACATTCCATCCTCTGCTGATCCAGGACTGATGGTACATCTTCTACAGATTGAAACTCAGATTACAGATTAACTCAGCTGCCAGTGGATTCATTGTGTTGTGCCGTGTGGCGAACTGTGGGCGGTGgatgtggtttatttttgttttgcgtTTGTTTGAAGGTGACGGGGGTGGAGCTTCGGGAGCTGAGCTCCTGTAAGCGCGGTCAGTCTGTGATCGGCGAGATGTCTCAAAAGTCTTTTGCAGTGTGACTCGTCCTCTTCTCAGACTCAGTTGACCCTGATTTAAGATTGGATGTAGAGTTTGTAGCGTCGTAGAAAAACATGAGGGAACGGGGGCTTGGTGTCCATAAgcgtttttttgtgtgtttttttttctattgtaatTTGttctcattcatttattgtttcaCTACCAGCCTGTAGGTAGTAGGAGGCTCTCTTTTCTGCTTTGGCACACACTCCCTACACACTGTAGGAAAatcacttaataaaaaaaaaatacttttttataataGGTAACTATAAGACCATCATTACGCTGTGCGTAACGAAtgtacagagaaaaaaatcGTAGGTATTTTTTGAGGAACAATTAATTTGTTAATGATATGTAgctatttaattgttttttttgttgttgttgttgttttccctgTCCTTACATTGTAATCATTtgcattttccttcttttttttgtgaaaaaaaagttgatcTTTTTTGTTTCTATAGAGTTTGTCATGTTAGAGTAAAAAGGTTCAAGTGCAGGAGCACAGTAATAAACGTTATGAAACCATGAAAAGAGCCACTGGTGGGTGTGTCAGTGACAATCGCTACTTCCATTTGGTCCACGATGTTTTgcagttgttttaaaatgtgtttttcttcccccaACCCCGTCGTCGTGTGAGACACCTGAACAAAAGATTTCACTTGTGAGCAGAAAAGAGTTTGACCTTGGTCAGTT
Coding sequences within:
- the vgll4b gene encoding transcription cofactor vestigial-like protein 4b isoform X2, translating into METPLDVLSRAASFVHANEEESEAALRGDPRLQSLSLSSSTSSSSSSLSSSSSSISSHRTGPPPISPTKRKLNGDQGDSDMDDNEHVAKMSRLFAAQLKPNGDYRSSPVSKDHSRSSIERVVVPGGLGIHSNHLYSHSHHHHLASLAAMDQPLALTKNSMVESARSSTAALTQSVPHTVSAVERQQNRPSVITCAPANNRNCNLSHCPVSHNGCSSLSNNYRRINTNTACDPVIEEHFRRSLGKNYKEPEPAATNSVSITGSVDDHFAKALGETWLQIKNKGSPSSSGSSPNSSPDSHMINHNHSPSVVS
- the vgll4b gene encoding transcription cofactor vestigial-like protein 4b isoform X1: MLLTKMDLLNYQYLDKMNNNIGILCYEGEAALRGDPRLQSLSLSSSTSSSSSSLSSSSSSISSHRTGPPPISPTKRKLNGDQGDSDMDDNEHVAKMSRLFAAQLKPNGDYRSSPVSKDHSRSSIERVVVPGGLGIHSNHLYSHSHHHHLASLAAMDQPLALTKNSMVESARSSTAALTQSVPHTVSAVERQQNRPSVITCAPANNRNCNLSHCPVSHNGCSSLSNNYRRINTNTACDPVIEEHFRRSLGKNYKEPEPAATNSVSITGSVDDHFAKALGETWLQIKNKGSPSSSGSSPNSSPDSHMINHNHSPSVVS